DNA from Geobacillus vulcani PSS1:
TCCAACCGATCTGCAGCAGCCGTTTACCGCGCTGCTGACAAAGGCCAACGGGACAAGCGTCGTCACCGACACGATTTACAGCGCTCGTTTTAAGCATGTCGATGAATTGCGGCGCATGAACGCCAATGTGAAAGTCGAAGGCCGCTCAGCCATCGTCACCGGCCCTGTCAAACTGCAAGGGGCGAAAGTGAAGGCGAGCGATTTGCGCGCCGGGGCGGCGCTTGTCATCGCCGGACTGATGGCCGACGGGGTGACGGAGATCACCGGCGTCGAGCATATCGACCGCGGATACAGCAACCTCGTCGAAAAACTGTCCGACATCGGCGCCACCATTTGGCGCGAAAAAATGACCGATGAAGAAATCGAGCAAGTGAAAAACGCGTAACGTTGAGTCGACAAAGGGGAAGGGGAGAGCAGCGATGGAACGAAGCTTATCGATGGAACTCGTGCGCGTCACCGAAGCGGCGGCGCTTGCCGCCGCCCGCTGGATGGGGCGCGGGAAAAAGAATGAGGCCGATGACGCTGCGACATCGGCGATGCGCGACGTGTTTGACACCGTGCCGATGAAAGGCACTGTCGTCATTGGAGAAGGAGAAATGGACGAAGCGCCGATGCTGTATATCGGTGAAAAGCTTGGCAACGGCTACGGCCCGCGCGTCGATGTCGCTGTCGACCCGCTTGAAGGGACGAACATCGTCGCATCAGGGGGATGGAATGCCTTGGCGGTCGTTGCGGTTGCTGACCATGGCCATCTTCTTCATGCGCCGGACATGTACATGGAGAAAATCGCCGTCGGGCCGGAAGCGGTCGGGATGATTGACATTGAGGCGCCGATCATCGACAATTTAAAGGCGGTGGCGAAGGCGAAAAACAAAGACATTGAAGACGTCGTCGCGGTTGTCCTCAACCGTCCGCGTCACGAGCGGCTCATTCACGAGCTGCGCGAAGCCGGCGCCCGCATTAAGCTCATCAATGACGGCGATGTCGCCGCCGCCATTAACACGGCGTTCGACCATACCGGCGTCGACATTTTGTTCGGATCGGGCGGCGCGCCGGAAGGAGTGCTCGCGGCGGTCGCGTTGAAATGCCTTGGCGGTGAGCTGCAAGGAAAACTCTTGCCGCAAAATGACGAGGAAATCGAGCGGTGCAAAAAAATGGGCATCGATGTCAACAAAGTGTTGCGCATGGACGATTTAGTGAAAGGAGACGACGCGATTTTTGCCGCCACCGGCGTCACGGACGGTGAGTTGCTGCGCGGTGTCCGGCTGAAAGGGGCGTACGGCCTCACCCACTCCGTCGTCATGCGCGCGAAGTCTGGCACGGTCCGCTTTATCGAAGGACGGCACAGCCTGAAGAAAAAACCGAACTTAGTCATCAAATGATTCAATGCCGGCGGCATGGCCGCCGAACAACGCAGTGCAGCGAATGATTTCCCGCCATTCGGCCGGGCGCCAAAGCCGCGCCTGGCGCGGGAAAATAAAAAAAGATTGATTAAAAAGAGGAGAAAAGGGTAAAATAGTCGTGTTACTTGTGCAAAAATAAGCTCTGCCATTCTACTTCCTTTTTCATTTGATCAGCCTTCATCATCTTCGAAATGAATCCCTTCGCCTGTCGAATTGATGACCAATACGTCCGAATGCGAACGATGGGAGAACAGGAAAATTTGCAAAGTGTGGTGTCAAGATGGAATTAACGTTAGCAGCATTAGAAAACATGAAATTGAAGGAGCTATATGAGCTCGCCAGACAATACAAAATTTCATACTACAGCAAGTTGACGAAAAAGGAGCTTATTTTTGCCATTTTGAAAGCGCGTGCCGAACAAGACGGCCTCTTTTTCATGGAAGGCATCCTCGAAATCATTCCGTCGGAAGGATTCGGCTTTTTGCGCCCGATCAACTATTCCCCGAGCTCGGAAGACATTTACATTTCCGCTTCCCAAATCCGCCGCTTTGATTTGCGCAACGGGGATAAAGTATCCGGCAAAGTGCGGCCGCCGAAAGAAAATGAACGCTACTTCGGCTTGCTTCATGTCGAAGCGGTCAACGGCGAAGACCCGGAAGTCGCCAAGGAGCGCGTTCATTTTCCAGCATTGACGCCGCTTTATCCGAATCGGCAAATGAAGCTCGAAACAACGCCGGACAAGCTTTCGACCCGCATCATCGACTTGATCGCTCCGGTCGGCTTTGGCCAGCGCGGGTTGATCGTCGCGCCGCCGAAAGCTGGCAAGACAATGCTGCTGAAGGAAATTGCCAACAGCATCACCACAAACCACCCCGATGTCGAGTTGATCGTCTTGCTCATTGACGAACGGCCGGAAGAAGTGACTGACATCGAGCGATCGGTGCAGGGCGATGTCGTCAGCTCGACGTTTGATGAGGTGCCGGAAAACCATATTAAAGTGGCCGAGCTTGTCTTAGAGCGGGCGATGCGGTTAGTCGAGCATAAGCGCGACGTCGTCATTTTAATGGACAGCATCACCCGTCTCGCCCGGGCGTACAACTTAGTCATTCCGCCGAGTGGACGCACGCTCTCGGGCGGGATCGATCCAGCAGCGTTTCATCGCCCAAAGCGGTTTTTCGGCGCGGCGCGCAACATCGAAGAAGGCGGCAGTTTGACGATTTTGGCGACCGCCCTCATTGATACCGGCTCGCGCATGGATGACGTCATTTATGAAGAGTTTAAAGGCACAGGCAATATGGAGCTCCACCTCGACCGCTCGCTCGCCGAGCGCCGCATTTTCCCGGCGATTGACATCCGCCGCTCAGGAACGCGCAAAGAGGAGCTGCTCATCCCGAAAGAACATTTGGAAAAGCTGTGGGCGATCCGCAAAACGATGGCCGATTCGCCGGACTTTATCGAGCGGTTTTTGAACAAATTGCGCCGGACGAAGTCAAACGAAGAGTTTTTCGCCTTGCTCGATCAGGAGTGGAAACAGGGCGGCCCGCTCCGCCTGTAGGTCGTTGGCGGAATTTGCCGCGAGTCCCCCGTTGCAAACCGACAGAAAAGCTGTTATAATCTTAACATGTGTGTTTTGGCTATCGCCTTTCTGTTTGTGCGATCCGTGATTTGCACCGGCCGGGCTCGCTTCGTTGGAGCCCCGGCTGTTCCATGCGCTGCGCCTTGCCGAATGGGCGGGCGCGCATAAGCATGAAGCATTCCATGCTACGAATCACTCTGTTTCGATAAGATACAGGGCGGAAGGAGATGAAAACGATGAAACAAGGCATCCATCCAGAGTACAAAAAAGTCATCGTCCGTTGCGCATGCGGCAACGAATTCGAAAGCGGTTCGGTCAAAGACGAACTGCGCGTGGAGATTTGCTCGGAATGCCATCCGTTCTTCACGGGCAAACAAAAATTTGTTACGGCAGCGGGCCGCGTGGATAAATTCAATAAAAAATACGGCCTTCAGTAACAAGGACGTGACGAAAGCAGGCAAGCGACACTTGCCTGCTTTTTCGTGAGAGCAGATGGAAGGCCGGTTGCTTATAAGGCTGATCCCGCTGATCGTCGCGATGGCAGACGGCAAGGAGCGGCCGATGGTTTGAGGACAGTGTTGTGTGAAAGGAGAGGCCCCGATGTACGTGATGACGCAGTCCGGCTGGCTTGAGGTCATTTGTGGATGCATGTTTTCCGGCAAATCAGAAGAATTGATTCGCCGCGTCCGCCGCGCTCAGTTTGCCAAGCAGGAAGTGAAAGTGTTCAAACCGACGATCGACAATCGTTATAGCGAAGACGCAGTCGTGTCGCACAACGGCAATTCGGTGATCGCCATTCCGGTCGCGACGCCGGCAGAGATGTTCCGCTACATTTCCGCCGCCACCGACGTCGTCGCCATCGATGAAGTACAGTTTTTTTCCGATGACATCATCGATGTGGTGCAAACGCTCGCTGATTGCGGCTACC
Protein-coding regions in this window:
- the glpX gene encoding class II fructose-bisphosphatase; translated protein: MERSLSMELVRVTEAAALAAARWMGRGKKNEADDAATSAMRDVFDTVPMKGTVVIGEGEMDEAPMLYIGEKLGNGYGPRVDVAVDPLEGTNIVASGGWNALAVVAVADHGHLLHAPDMYMEKIAVGPEAVGMIDIEAPIIDNLKAVAKAKNKDIEDVVAVVLNRPRHERLIHELREAGARIKLINDGDVAAAINTAFDHTGVDILFGSGGAPEGVLAAVALKCLGGELQGKLLPQNDEEIERCKKMGIDVNKVLRMDDLVKGDDAIFAATGVTDGELLRGVRLKGAYGLTHSVVMRAKSGTVRFIEGRHSLKKKPNLVIK
- a CDS encoding thymidine kinase — translated: MYVMTQSGWLEVICGCMFSGKSEELIRRVRRAQFAKQEVKVFKPTIDNRYSEDAVVSHNGNSVIAIPVATPAEMFRYISAATDVVAIDEVQFFSDDIIDVVQTLADCGYRVIAAGLDQDFRGEPFGPVPALMAIAESVTKLQAVCTVCGSPASRTQRLINGAPASYNDPVILVGASEAYEPRCRHHHEVPGKPKKRYNRPLAGHTGE
- the rpmE gene encoding 50S ribosomal protein L31, with the protein product MKQGIHPEYKKVIVRCACGNEFESGSVKDELRVEICSECHPFFTGKQKFVTAAGRVDKFNKKYGLQ
- the rho gene encoding transcription termination factor Rho; translation: MELTLAALENMKLKELYELARQYKISYYSKLTKKELIFAILKARAEQDGLFFMEGILEIIPSEGFGFLRPINYSPSSEDIYISASQIRRFDLRNGDKVSGKVRPPKENERYFGLLHVEAVNGEDPEVAKERVHFPALTPLYPNRQMKLETTPDKLSTRIIDLIAPVGFGQRGLIVAPPKAGKTMLLKEIANSITTNHPDVELIVLLIDERPEEVTDIERSVQGDVVSSTFDEVPENHIKVAELVLERAMRLVEHKRDVVILMDSITRLARAYNLVIPPSGRTLSGGIDPAAFHRPKRFFGAARNIEEGGSLTILATALIDTGSRMDDVIYEEFKGTGNMELHLDRSLAERRIFPAIDIRRSGTRKEELLIPKEHLEKLWAIRKTMADSPDFIERFLNKLRRTKSNEEFFALLDQEWKQGGPLRL